The genome window ATACGGAACCGTATGGAAAGATTGTTGAACATGAATTCCCCCGCGAATTTTAATGACTATGGACACCATTGCCTAAATTCAGTGCTTATTAGGGGGAAATATAGCGTTTTCTCCGCGCGTTACAATGATTATAATACATTCATACGTTATATTTTCCTTTTGCCGAGGGGAGATTATTTTTGCAGCGAACGAGCCAGTCCGCCCACGGTCTCCAGCGCGTTCTTGATGGAGTCGTTCCACAGGCTGGTACAGCTCAGGCGGATGTGGCTGCCGAACTTGTCCTGGGTGGAGAAGATGGAGCCTGGCGCGATGTTGATGCCGTTTTCCCGGGCCGCGAAAAACAGGTCCACGGAATCCACGTTGCCGGGCAGCTCCAGCCAGAGCACGCCTCCGCCCTGCGGGTGGGTGACGCGGGTTCCCCTGGGGAAGGAATCGCCGATGTGGCGCAGCATGGTGTCCATCTGGCTCTCTATGGTGCGCCGCAGCTTTTTGAGCTGGCGGGGATACCGGCCCTGGCGCAGGTATTCGGCCACGGCCCGCTGGGTGGGGGTGGGGGTGCACACGTTGGTGGTGTACTTGACCTCCATGGCCCGTTCCATGAACCGGCCGGGCAGGATCCAGCCCACGCGGTATCCTGGGCACAGGGTTTTGGAAAAGGACGAGCAGAGCAGGACCAGTCCCTTTTCGTCGTACTGCTTCATGGTGGTGGGGCGCTTGGGGCCGAAGTGCAGGGTGGTGGATACGTCGTCCTCGATGATGGGGATGTCCAGGCCGCCCAGCATGTTTACGATTTCGCGTTTGGCGCTGTCCGGCGTGCAGCTCGAATCCGGGTTGTTGTAGTTGGGCGAGAAGATGCAGGCCTTGATGTCGAACCGGCGCAGGGCCGAGGCCAGGTCCGCCGGGTCCACGCCCCGGTCGATGTGGGAGGGGATTTCCACCACGCGCAGGCCCAGGTTTTCCAGCAGGTGCAGGAAGCAATAGTAGGTGGGGGCCTGGATGAGCACGGTGTCCCCGGCCCGGGTGGTGGCGCG of Salidesulfovibrio onnuriiensis contains these proteins:
- a CDS encoding PLP-dependent aminotransferase family protein, translating into MGVLEQDNFRYQTVEKHLLGMIDSGALNMGDKLPSLRGMSRDLGVSISTVNQAYVELEGKGIIESRPRSGFFVRRSAPRMPTPDTVCETTDEARPVTRSGLIRTVLEAVGDKEMVPLNVFEPTADLLPVKEMSRVMSQVMREHPEDALEYDIIPGNAELRRQIAMLHMETGCPVRPDDMIITIGCFEALYIALRATTRAGDTVLIQAPTYYCFLHLLENLGLRVVEIPSHIDRGVDPADLASALRRFDIKACIFSPNYNNPDSSCTPDSAKREIVNMLGGLDIPIIEDDVSTTLHFGPKRPTTMKQYDEKGLVLLCSSFSKTLCPGYRVGWILPGRFMERAMEVKYTTNVCTPTPTQRAVAEYLRQGRYPRQLKKLRRTIESQMDTMLRHIGDSFPRGTRVTHPQGGGVLWLELPGNVDSVDLFFAARENGINIAPGSIFSTQDKFGSHIRLSCTSLWNDSIKNALETVGGLARSLQK